Proteins encoded together in one Planctomyces sp. SH-PL14 window:
- a CDS encoding SDR family NAD(P)-dependent oxidoreductase produces MDLGLKDTVAVITGGASGIGLATARLFLQEGARAILLDRSEQVSAVAAGLQEETGRAAAGVACDVADEESVLHAAERAQDRFGQLDHVVHCAAVGSGKFGFPFTNLKPRDWRSSLEINILGMVHVAHAFAPRLTERKEGTMTFLASVAGQIGSQTDPPYSASKAANINFAQCLAKDLAPHGIRINTVCPGMVRTPLNESVWRAWNDQQPPEGRKSYEEWAGAKVRSVVPLGRWQTPEDIAAMIVFLASRRADNVTGQTINVDGGFVMHW; encoded by the coding sequence ATGGATCTGGGCCTGAAAGACACGGTCGCCGTCATCACCGGCGGGGCGAGCGGGATCGGTCTCGCGACCGCGCGGCTGTTCCTCCAGGAGGGAGCCCGGGCGATCCTCCTCGACCGCTCCGAGCAGGTCTCCGCCGTCGCCGCGGGTCTTCAGGAGGAAACCGGAAGGGCCGCCGCCGGAGTGGCCTGCGACGTCGCCGACGAAGAAAGCGTCCTCCACGCCGCCGAGCGCGCCCAGGACCGGTTCGGCCAGCTCGACCATGTCGTCCACTGCGCGGCGGTCGGGTCGGGCAAGTTCGGGTTCCCGTTTACGAACCTCAAGCCACGGGACTGGCGAAGCTCACTGGAGATCAACATCCTCGGCATGGTCCACGTAGCCCACGCCTTCGCCCCCCGGCTCACCGAGCGGAAAGAGGGGACGATGACGTTCCTGGCCTCGGTCGCCGGGCAGATCGGCTCGCAAACCGATCCCCCCTACAGCGCATCGAAGGCAGCCAACATCAACTTCGCCCAGTGCCTGGCGAAGGACCTTGCCCCGCACGGCATCCGGATCAACACCGTCTGTCCGGGGATGGTTCGGACGCCCCTCAACGAGTCGGTCTGGCGGGCCTGGAACGACCAGCAGCCGCCCGAGGGTCGGAAATCCTACGAGGAGTGGGCCGGAGCCAAGGTCCGCAGCGTGGTCCCGCTCGGCCGCTGGCAGACGCCGGAAGACATCGCCGCCATGATCGTCTTCCTCGCCTCCCGGCGGGCGGACAA